The Vibrio chagasii genome includes a region encoding these proteins:
- the pgl gene encoding 6-phosphogluconolactonase — protein MINHKIFETPELVVESLANEMKAYSEQGKPVHISLSGGSTPKMLFKLLAQAPYAEGIQWNNLHFWWGDERCVAPDDAESNFGEANALLFSQVNLPAENIHRIRGEDEPKAEAERFAKEMADVIPSENGTPVFDWILLGVGADGHTASLFPGVTNYQDENLSVLASHPESGQIRVSKTAKVLEAAKRISYLVLGAGKVEIVKEIHTTPASELPYPAAKIQSKTGETEWFLDSNAASAIA, from the coding sequence ATGATCAACCACAAGATCTTTGAAACGCCAGAGCTAGTTGTTGAAAGCCTAGCAAACGAAATGAAAGCGTACAGCGAGCAGGGTAAACCTGTTCACATTTCACTGTCTGGCGGTAGCACACCAAAAATGCTTTTCAAACTGTTGGCGCAAGCGCCATACGCAGAAGGTATTCAGTGGAACAACCTTCATTTTTGGTGGGGTGATGAGCGTTGTGTTGCACCGGATGATGCAGAAAGCAACTTCGGTGAAGCAAACGCGCTTCTATTCTCTCAAGTAAACCTTCCTGCTGAAAACATCCACCGCATTCGCGGCGAAGATGAGCCTAAAGCAGAAGCAGAGCGCTTTGCAAAAGAGATGGCTGATGTGATCCCTTCTGAAAACGGCACGCCTGTTTTTGATTGGATTCTGTTAGGTGTTGGCGCAGATGGCCACACAGCATCACTGTTCCCGGGTGTTACTAACTACCAAGATGAGAACCTGTCTGTACTGGCTTCTCACCCTGAGTCGGGTCAAATCCGTGTTTCTAAAACAGCAAAAGTTTTAGAAGCAGCAAAACGAATCAGCTACCTAGTACTGGGTGCAGGTAAAGTTGAGATCGTTAAAGAAATTCATACTACTCCTGCTTCAGAGTTGCCTTACCCGGCAGCGAAAATCCAGTCTAAAACTGGCGAGACAGAGTGGTTCCTAGATTCAAATGCAGCAAGTGCTATCGCATAA
- a CDS encoding response regulator yields MNAITRVMVIEDDIAIAELHHRYLEQMGGFDVVGIATTQSEALMQLDILKPDLVLLDVYLPDGSGIDILNHVRGNNQGCDVILITAARDVDTLQTAMRGGVVDYLLKPVMFPRLEAALKKYQSQLQEFESVSDLNQGLVDKMLQANAKADSGKVSTLPKGIDGVTLDKIRAIFLQADAVNITADEAGERIGASRTTARRYLEFLITTGELTADLSYGTVGRPERCYNKAKR; encoded by the coding sequence ATGAACGCAATCACGAGAGTCATGGTCATTGAAGATGATATTGCGATTGCAGAGCTTCACCATCGCTATCTAGAACAGATGGGAGGCTTTGACGTGGTTGGCATTGCCACTACACAGTCTGAAGCGCTTATGCAATTGGACATCTTAAAACCAGATTTGGTGCTATTAGATGTGTATCTACCAGATGGTAGTGGGATCGATATTCTTAATCACGTTCGAGGTAACAACCAAGGGTGTGATGTGATTTTGATTACCGCGGCGCGAGATGTAGACACCTTACAGACAGCGATGCGCGGCGGCGTGGTGGATTACCTATTAAAACCAGTCATGTTTCCTCGTTTGGAAGCCGCGCTGAAGAAGTATCAGTCACAGTTACAAGAGTTCGAAAGCGTGTCTGATTTGAACCAAGGTTTGGTTGATAAGATGCTGCAAGCCAATGCCAAAGCGGATTCAGGAAAAGTATCAACCTTGCCCAAAGGAATCGATGGCGTAACGTTGGATAAGATCAGAGCTATTTTTCTACAAGCTGATGCCGTTAATATTACCGCCGATGAAGCTGGCGAACGAATTGGTGCAAGCCGTACAACTGCTAGACGTTATTTAGAGTTCCTGATCACTACCGGTGAACTAACAGCAGATTTGAGCTACGGTACGGTTGGGCGCCCTGAACGCTGTTATAACAAAGCCAAAAGATAA
- the gnd gene encoding decarboxylating NADP(+)-dependent phosphogluconate dehydrogenase, whose amino-acid sequence MKGDIGVIGLAVMGQNLILNMNDHGFKVVAHNRTAAKVDEFLEGPAKGTNIVGAYSLEELVEKLEAPRKVMLMVRAGDVVDTFIENLIPLLDEGDIIIDGGNTNYPDTNRRVAHCREKGIHFIGTGVSGGEEGARFGPSIMPGGAAEAWEAVKPIFQGISAKTDAGEPCCDWVGNDGAGHFVKMVHNGIEYGDMQLITEAYQFMKDGLGMSADEMQAVFADWNKTELDSYLVEITADILGYKDEDGEALVEKILDTAGQKGTGKWTGINALDLGIPLTLISESVFSRCLSALKDQRVEAETLFGKTITPVEGDKQEWVDALRQALLASKIISYAQGFMLMREASNENGWDLNYGNVALMWRGGCIIRSAFLGNIRDAYEANPDIAFLGSDEYFKNILQSSLAAWRKVAAKSLGSGIPMPCTISALSFLDGYTTARLPANLLQAQRDYFGAHTYERTDRPRGEFFHTNWTGTGGDTASTTYDV is encoded by the coding sequence ATGAAAGGTGATATCGGTGTAATTGGCCTAGCAGTAATGGGTCAGAACCTTATCCTAAACATGAACGACCACGGCTTCAAAGTTGTGGCTCATAACCGTACTGCTGCGAAAGTAGACGAGTTCCTAGAAGGCCCAGCTAAAGGTACTAACATTGTTGGTGCTTACTCTCTAGAAGAGCTAGTTGAGAAGCTAGAAGCACCACGTAAAGTGATGCTTATGGTTCGTGCTGGTGACGTTGTAGACACATTCATCGAAAACCTAATCCCACTTCTAGACGAAGGCGACATCATCATTGATGGTGGTAACACTAACTACCCAGACACTAACCGTCGTGTAGCGCACTGTCGTGAGAAAGGTATCCACTTCATCGGTACTGGTGTATCAGGTGGTGAAGAAGGTGCTCGTTTCGGTCCTTCAATCATGCCAGGTGGCGCGGCTGAAGCTTGGGAAGCGGTTAAGCCAATCTTCCAAGGTATCTCTGCAAAAACTGACGCCGGCGAGCCTTGTTGTGACTGGGTTGGTAACGACGGTGCTGGTCACTTCGTTAAGATGGTACACAACGGCATCGAATACGGTGACATGCAGCTTATTACTGAAGCTTACCAGTTCATGAAAGATGGCCTAGGTATGTCTGCTGACGAGATGCAAGCAGTATTCGCTGACTGGAACAAGACTGAGCTAGACAGCTACCTAGTTGAAATCACTGCAGACATCCTTGGCTACAAAGATGAAGACGGTGAAGCTCTAGTTGAAAAGATCCTAGACACTGCAGGCCAAAAAGGTACGGGTAAGTGGACAGGTATCAACGCACTAGACCTAGGTATTCCTCTAACACTTATCTCTGAGTCTGTATTCTCTCGTTGTCTATCTGCACTGAAAGATCAACGTGTTGAAGCTGAAACTCTATTCGGTAAGACAATCACTCCAGTTGAAGGCGACAAGCAAGAGTGGGTTGATGCACTACGTCAAGCTCTACTAGCTTCTAAGATCATCTCTTACGCTCAAGGCTTCATGCTAATGCGCGAAGCGTCTAACGAGAACGGCTGGGATCTAAACTACGGCAACGTAGCACTAATGTGGCGTGGTGGTTGTATCATCCGTTCTGCATTCCTAGGCAACATCCGTGATGCGTACGAAGCAAACCCAGACATCGCGTTCCTAGGTTCTGATGAGTACTTCAAAAACATCCTACAAAGCAGCCTAGCGGCATGGCGTAAAGTAGCAGCGAAATCTCTAGGTTCTGGTATCCCAATGCCATGTACGATTTCTGCGCTATCTTTCCTAGACGGCTACACAACTGCACGTCTACCAGCTAACCTGCTTCAAGCTCAACGTGACTACTTCGGTGCTCACACTTACGAGCGTACTGACCGTCCACGTGGTGAATTCTTCCACACAAACTGGACTGGTACAGGCGGCGACACTGCTTCTACAACTTACGACGTATAA
- a CDS encoding ATP-binding protein yields the protein MRWSSISFRKRLLIIMTVTGLVELLILSAAGFAYIKQSQEQEMGLKALGVAEFLSESPLVTRIIEEKGTLNPEGVPHTLPEETQAKFRNLTQLIGAAFIVVGDEKGVRLIHPYDDRLGKPMRGGDNQKALVFGESYVSTAKGSLGFSVRGKSAVKDADGKIIGVVSVGYLLDSLQDRIEPYLAFLIVMALLVVAVNALISSYVSRRFQRAILGFEPEEIGRLYVELDVTMSTVKEGILSIDKNGILRSINKSACDILSIDRDKALNQQRLSDVLVGSDLELLLSTGDIDHDVELYLNNKRIIANRSPIIVAGEVVGAVSSFRLRDEINDLTDQLSQTKEYADLLRSQTHEHQNKLNTISGLIQMGELDSVQQLIGQETAHYQSLIEFLRETVKDPLIAGMLLGKTERAREIGLELKVEEGSRLEALPVWLNAEDVVTILGNLIDNAFDATMMAIKQEGQIAPARRVIEVSISDFGNEIIVEVEDKGCGLPKHLATDALTEKGISSKAKQNRGVGLYLIKQLTDRYQGQLEMVDNNDFGSRMTVYLPKEEQ from the coding sequence ATGAGATGGAGTAGTATCAGCTTCCGAAAAAGGTTGTTGATTATCATGACAGTAACTGGCCTTGTTGAGCTGTTGATCCTTTCAGCGGCGGGTTTTGCCTATATCAAACAATCTCAAGAGCAAGAAATGGGGTTGAAAGCGTTGGGTGTGGCTGAGTTTCTTTCGGAATCTCCCCTTGTAACGCGCATTATTGAAGAAAAAGGAACACTGAATCCCGAAGGCGTCCCACATACCCTCCCTGAAGAAACCCAAGCCAAATTCCGAAACCTCACTCAATTGATTGGCGCGGCGTTTATTGTTGTTGGCGACGAAAAAGGTGTTCGTTTGATTCACCCATACGATGACAGGCTCGGTAAACCAATGCGTGGCGGAGACAATCAAAAAGCATTGGTGTTCGGGGAGTCTTATGTTTCAACAGCGAAAGGCTCATTAGGTTTTTCGGTTCGTGGTAAATCGGCCGTTAAGGACGCTGATGGGAAGATAATTGGCGTCGTGTCAGTTGGTTACCTATTGGATTCTTTGCAAGATCGAATCGAACCTTACTTAGCCTTTTTGATTGTGATGGCGTTGCTGGTGGTTGCGGTCAACGCTTTGATTTCGAGTTATGTATCTCGTCGTTTTCAGCGCGCTATTTTAGGCTTTGAGCCTGAAGAGATAGGCCGACTGTATGTTGAGTTAGATGTCACCATGAGCACTGTTAAAGAGGGCATTTTAAGTATCGATAAGAACGGTATCTTACGCTCAATAAACAAAAGTGCCTGCGATATTTTATCCATCGATAGAGATAAAGCACTCAATCAACAGCGCCTTTCTGATGTGTTAGTAGGCAGTGATTTAGAACTGCTGTTATCAACAGGCGACATCGACCACGATGTTGAGTTGTATTTAAACAATAAGCGGATCATTGCCAACCGCAGTCCGATTATTGTTGCTGGTGAAGTGGTTGGGGCGGTGTCGAGTTTCCGACTACGCGATGAGATTAACGACTTAACGGATCAGCTTTCGCAAACCAAAGAGTACGCGGATTTGTTGCGCTCGCAAACACATGAACACCAGAACAAGTTGAATACTATCAGTGGCTTGATTCAAATGGGTGAGTTGGATTCAGTTCAGCAACTGATCGGTCAAGAAACCGCACATTACCAGAGCTTAATTGAGTTTTTAAGAGAGACGGTAAAAGACCCTCTTATTGCAGGCATGCTTTTAGGAAAAACAGAGCGAGCTCGAGAGATTGGTTTGGAGCTTAAAGTTGAAGAAGGCTCAAGGCTTGAGGCACTGCCAGTTTGGTTAAACGCAGAGGATGTCGTGACGATTCTTGGCAACCTCATTGATAACGCTTTTGATGCCACCATGATGGCGATTAAGCAAGAGGGGCAAATAGCCCCAGCGCGCCGCGTGATTGAAGTGTCTATCAGTGATTTTGGCAATGAGATTATCGTTGAAGTGGAAGATAAAGGATGTGGTTTACCTAAGCACTTGGCAACCGATGCGCTGACTGAAAAAGGCATATCGAGTAAAGCGAAACAAAACCGCGGTGTTGGCTTATATCTGATTAAGCAGCTTACCGACCGTTATCAAGGGCAGCTAGAAATGGTCGATAACAACGATTTTGGTTCACGTATGACAGTGTATTTACCAAAAGAAGAACAATAG
- a CDS encoding HlyD family secretion protein — protein sequence MKPIKPLLLSIVGIGIVGWVGYSFYQAYQPQPVKLQGQIDAQQYSISSKVPGRIDEVFVRKGDSVEKGELIFSLLSPEIDAKLEQAKAGQKAAGALAQEAENGARTQQIQAAKDQWLKAKAAADLMDKTYQRVNNLYNDGVVAEQKRDEAQTQWQAAKYTESAAFQMYQLAQEGARDETKVAAAQKALMAAGAVAEVEAYAKDTQIHSWFSGEVSQVLLSSGELAPQGFPVVTVIDTKDAWAILNVREDMLKHFEKGSQFEAYLPALDKSLTFQVTHIAVMGDFATWRSTDAAQGFDLRTFEVEARPVDTSETLRMGMSLVVEL from the coding sequence ATGAAACCTATTAAGCCTCTTCTTCTATCTATAGTTGGTATCGGAATTGTTGGCTGGGTCGGATACAGTTTTTACCAAGCGTACCAACCTCAACCAGTTAAGCTTCAAGGTCAAATTGATGCACAGCAATACAGCATCTCTTCGAAAGTACCCGGTCGTATTGACGAGGTATTTGTGCGCAAAGGCGACTCTGTTGAGAAAGGTGAATTGATCTTCTCCCTTCTAAGTCCAGAGATCGACGCAAAATTAGAGCAAGCAAAAGCAGGTCAAAAAGCCGCTGGTGCACTGGCTCAAGAAGCAGAAAATGGTGCTCGTACTCAGCAAATTCAAGCCGCTAAAGACCAATGGTTGAAAGCTAAAGCAGCCGCAGACTTAATGGACAAAACCTACCAACGAGTAAACAACCTTTACAATGATGGCGTCGTTGCAGAACAAAAACGTGATGAAGCCCAAACACAGTGGCAAGCTGCTAAATACACAGAAAGCGCGGCTTTCCAAATGTATCAGCTAGCACAAGAAGGGGCTCGCGATGAAACCAAAGTGGCTGCTGCTCAAAAAGCATTAATGGCCGCTGGCGCGGTAGCTGAAGTCGAAGCCTACGCCAAAGACACACAAATCCACAGCTGGTTCAGCGGTGAGGTTTCTCAAGTGCTGCTTAGTAGCGGAGAACTGGCACCACAAGGTTTCCCAGTCGTGACCGTGATCGATACGAAAGATGCATGGGCGATACTCAACGTTCGTGAAGACATGCTCAAGCACTTTGAGAAAGGCTCACAGTTTGAAGCTTACCTGCCAGCTCTGGATAAATCGCTCACTTTCCAAGTGACGCACATTGCGGTGATGGGTGATTTCGCAACTTGGCGTTCAACAGATGCAGCACAAGGCTTTGACTTACGTACATTTGAAGTAGAAGCACGCCCAGTTGATACAAGCGAAACACTGCGCATGGGTATGAGCCTTGTGGTTGAGCTTTAG
- the zwf gene encoding glucose-6-phosphate dehydrogenase yields the protein MVIPENSSIVIFGASGDLTYRKLIPALYHLYASNQLPESFAILGVSRTEYSDESYREKLKKSLQEMEKTEPETLNAFIEHLHYQAINTSDVDDYARLAQRLDKLEQDYQFENHNTLFYLATPPSLYGVIPANLAAHGLNDEKNGWRRLIIEKPFGYDLASAQALDEEIHHHFQEHQIYRIDHYLGKETVQNLLVLRFSNAMFEPLWNRNFIDYVEITGAEFLGVEERGGYYDGSGAVRDMFQNHLLQVLAMVGMEPPAQINADSIRDEVVKVLQCLKPLEEDDLRKDLVLGQYTASDVRGQHLLGYREEHGVADDSRTETYIGLKAHINNWRWNGVPFYVRTGKRLPTRVTEIVIHFKNTPHPVFGQDAPENKLIIRIQPDEGIQMSFGLKEPGAGFKAKEVKMNFSYSDLPETQMLTAYERLLLDALNGDATLFARTDAVEACWKYVQPILDFKQDPQALFGYACGTWGPQEADELLQRDGRAWRFPCKNLTDTDYCEL from the coding sequence ATGGTAATACCTGAAAACAGCAGCATCGTTATTTTTGGTGCGTCGGGAGATCTAACTTACCGCAAGTTAATTCCTGCTTTGTACCACCTGTATGCTAGCAATCAACTTCCAGAATCCTTTGCGATTCTTGGAGTGAGCCGTACTGAGTACAGCGACGAGTCTTACCGTGAGAAGCTGAAGAAGTCTCTTCAGGAAATGGAAAAAACTGAGCCAGAGACGCTGAATGCATTTATTGAGCATCTGCATTACCAAGCGATCAACACTTCAGATGTAGACGATTACGCTCGTCTAGCACAACGTCTGGATAAGCTTGAGCAAGACTACCAATTCGAAAACCATAACACATTGTTCTACTTGGCAACCCCGCCAAGCCTTTACGGTGTGATTCCAGCAAACCTTGCTGCACATGGTCTGAACGATGAGAAGAACGGCTGGCGTCGTCTGATCATTGAGAAGCCATTTGGTTACGATCTAGCATCAGCTCAAGCGCTGGATGAAGAGATCCATCATCACTTCCAAGAACACCAGATCTACCGTATCGACCATTACCTCGGTAAAGAAACGGTTCAAAACCTTCTAGTGCTTCGTTTCTCAAACGCGATGTTTGAACCACTGTGGAACCGTAACTTCATTGATTATGTTGAAATCACAGGTGCTGAGTTCCTTGGCGTTGAAGAACGTGGCGGATACTACGACGGTTCTGGCGCAGTTCGTGACATGTTCCAAAACCATTTGCTACAAGTGCTAGCAATGGTGGGTATGGAGCCACCTGCACAAATTAACGCTGATTCTATTCGTGATGAAGTGGTTAAAGTGCTTCAGTGTCTTAAGCCATTAGAAGAAGATGATCTGCGGAAAGACTTAGTATTAGGTCAGTACACAGCATCAGATGTTCGTGGTCAGCACCTACTAGGTTACCGTGAAGAGCATGGTGTAGCGGATGATTCTCGTACCGAGACTTACATCGGTTTGAAAGCTCACATCAATAACTGGCGTTGGAATGGCGTTCCTTTCTACGTACGTACCGGTAAACGCTTACCTACACGTGTGACTGAAATCGTGATTCACTTTAAGAACACGCCACACCCTGTATTTGGTCAAGACGCACCAGAGAACAAGCTGATTATCCGTATCCAACCGGATGAAGGTATTCAGATGAGCTTTGGCTTGAAAGAGCCAGGTGCCGGCTTCAAAGCAAAAGAAGTGAAAATGAACTTCTCTTACTCTGACTTGCCTGAAACTCAGATGCTAACGGCTTACGAGCGTCTTCTTCTTGATGCACTTAACGGTGATGCGACTCTGTTTGCACGTACCGATGCGGTAGAAGCATGTTGGAAGTACGTTCAACCAATCTTAGACTTTAAACAAGATCCTCAAGCACTGTTTGGCTATGCTTGTGGTACTTGGGGCCCACAGGAAGCAGATGAACTTCTGCAACGTGATGGCCGCGCATGGCGTTTCCCATGCAAAAACTTAACAGACACGGATTACTGCGAACTATGA
- a CDS encoding Kelch repeat-containing protein, with protein sequence MNPIAQIKSNSNRLLTAMAVSSIISGCGGGNSDSTIEDGVALRDSDLTLYENEYQHRFWYDVKYKDDKNRQITFKVSEQSTAKNGEDFELTASRSTSNNAGYFTLAIHDDDRFEGKQTIVIDIMVDGQFIREETITLDDTNSTSLTGHAAIEKRGAVGHGETTVVIDDTMYELSFNYALFKYDLLTHKTVKKREITGNTSIGSVYQYDGDIFSYRNDKIQRLNTDSLLWEIISTPPSPTNEMNPVGYAIQSTQVVNDKLYLFGYQNVQDEQKPINFSYDFQYKKWKELSNRPHFNTFAQSVQFGNDVYLFRNGQAMIYNTSKDEWSTDPIEAKIGTTQPHVAGKYAYNFFVEDNAAYLSRFNLEKRTQEVQQVSNSQRGISWQIEGTFMYKGRIYLANNEQTRLLSAYWGDN encoded by the coding sequence GTGAACCCAATAGCTCAAATTAAGAGTAACTCTAATCGACTACTAACAGCGATGGCCGTTTCTTCAATTATCTCAGGCTGTGGCGGCGGAAACTCTGACAGCACGATCGAAGACGGCGTTGCTTTAAGAGACTCTGATCTCACTCTTTACGAAAATGAATATCAACATCGCTTTTGGTACGATGTTAAATACAAAGACGACAAAAATAGACAAATCACATTCAAAGTTTCAGAGCAGTCAACAGCAAAGAATGGTGAAGATTTTGAATTAACTGCCTCACGCTCAACCTCAAATAATGCTGGCTATTTTACGCTTGCGATCCACGACGATGACCGTTTCGAAGGCAAACAGACGATAGTCATAGATATCATGGTTGATGGTCAATTTATTAGAGAAGAAACCATAACACTTGATGACACAAATTCAACGTCTCTGACTGGCCATGCAGCCATTGAAAAGAGAGGAGCGGTTGGCCATGGAGAAACAACAGTTGTAATAGATGACACAATGTATGAACTCAGTTTTAATTATGCGTTATTCAAATATGATCTTCTAACACATAAAACTGTAAAAAAACGCGAAATTACTGGTAATACATCGATAGGTAGCGTTTACCAATATGATGGTGACATATTTTCATACCGTAATGACAAGATACAACGCCTGAACACAGACAGCCTACTTTGGGAAATTATTTCAACCCCACCATCTCCAACAAACGAGATGAATCCAGTTGGTTATGCAATACAGTCAACACAAGTAGTTAATGACAAGCTCTATTTATTTGGCTATCAAAATGTTCAAGACGAACAAAAGCCGATCAATTTTAGCTATGACTTTCAATACAAAAAATGGAAAGAGTTAAGTAATCGTCCACACTTCAACACTTTTGCTCAATCGGTGCAGTTTGGCAATGATGTCTACCTTTTCAGAAATGGGCAAGCCATGATATACAACACTTCAAAGGATGAATGGTCTACTGACCCTATCGAAGCAAAAATTGGAACAACACAACCTCATGTTGCAGGAAAGTACGCTTATAACTTTTTTGTGGAAGATAACGCGGCTTACTTATCGCGCTTTAACCTTGAAAAACGAACGCAAGAAGTACAGCAAGTATCCAATTCCCAAAGAGGTATTTCATGGCAGATAGAAGGAACCTTCATGTATAAGGGAAGAATTTACCTGGCGAATAACGAACAAACACGCCTGCTCTCCGCCTACTGGGGAGATAACTAA
- a CDS encoding TolC family protein, whose protein sequence is MQMTKPTFRCLAIASILIGTISSPSYAAPLTFSEAWQILQENNNSLAAQQANVERYQHLQNATGSLNLPSVTLGANYTHLDNDVTINGEQFADSLSGVPSIGLPVPPQIISALGGITSTITEQDIFSSSIRAVWPIFTGGRITAAQTAAEGKSEEAQSQLLMEKQARYEDLSKYYFSVILAEDVVETRRAVEAGLTQHRDFAIKLEQQGQIARVERLQADASLDKAVVERTKAENDLKIAQLALTQILGQSQSVEPSEQLFINKNLPHMDVFIDQTLMTYPGLKILDAKEKQASSLIKAEKGKYYPEVYLYGDYSLYEDDSLASEMKPDWLVGIGVNVPLLDTSGRSDKVAAAHSAVSQVKFLKSQAKQDLTVLVQKTYLEANQAIEEVQGLNSSLSLAQENLLLRKKAFTQGLSNSLEVVDAELYLASIKTQQSAARFKYLISLNKLLALTSEMNAYSSYLTSSVTSDFDSKTDTASQSKG, encoded by the coding sequence ATGCAGATGACCAAACCGACATTCCGATGCCTTGCGATTGCCAGTATTCTTATCGGTACTATCAGTTCGCCAAGCTATGCTGCCCCGCTCACTTTTTCTGAGGCGTGGCAAATACTCCAAGAGAACAACAACTCTCTTGCGGCTCAACAAGCTAACGTTGAGCGTTATCAACACCTTCAAAATGCAACCGGAAGCCTTAACCTGCCTTCAGTGACGTTAGGCGCAAACTACACTCACCTTGATAACGATGTCACTATCAATGGCGAGCAGTTTGCCGATAGCTTAAGTGGTGTACCATCCATTGGTCTTCCTGTTCCTCCTCAAATTATCAGTGCGCTTGGTGGCATTACCTCAACGATTACCGAGCAAGATATCTTCAGCTCTTCTATTCGCGCAGTGTGGCCTATTTTTACAGGTGGTCGAATTACCGCAGCACAAACCGCAGCTGAAGGTAAAAGCGAAGAAGCGCAAAGCCAACTGCTAATGGAAAAACAGGCTCGTTACGAAGACTTAAGCAAATATTACTTCTCAGTGATCTTAGCTGAAGATGTCGTAGAAACGCGTCGAGCAGTCGAAGCTGGCTTAACTCAACATCGTGATTTTGCCATCAAGTTAGAGCAACAAGGGCAAATTGCACGAGTAGAACGCCTGCAAGCGGACGCCTCTCTAGATAAGGCAGTAGTTGAACGCACTAAAGCTGAGAATGATCTTAAGATTGCTCAATTAGCCCTTACCCAAATTCTAGGTCAAAGCCAAAGCGTTGAACCTTCAGAGCAACTGTTTATCAACAAAAACCTACCTCATATGGATGTGTTCATTGATCAAACACTCATGACCTACCCTGGTCTTAAGATTCTGGATGCGAAAGAGAAACAAGCGAGCAGTTTAATCAAAGCTGAAAAAGGCAAATATTACCCAGAGGTTTATCTTTACGGGGATTACAGCCTCTATGAAGACGATTCGCTCGCCAGTGAAATGAAGCCAGATTGGTTAGTTGGCATTGGTGTCAACGTACCGCTACTCGACACCTCAGGTCGTTCAGACAAAGTGGCTGCTGCGCACAGTGCGGTATCTCAAGTTAAATTCCTAAAGTCACAAGCCAAACAAGACTTAACCGTATTGGTACAAAAGACCTACCTTGAAGCAAACCAAGCGATTGAAGAGGTTCAAGGCCTTAATTCTAGCTTGTCATTAGCTCAAGAAAATCTACTACTTCGTAAAAAAGCATTCACTCAAGGGCTTTCTAACTCGTTAGAAGTGGTTGATGCCGAGCTATACCTTGCGAGCATCAAAACACAGCAATCTGCTGCGCGATTCAAATACCTTATCTCTCTCAACAAGCTATTAGCGCTAACCAGCGAAATGAACGCTTACTCGAGTTACTTAACTTCTTCTGTTACGTCTGATTTCGACTCAAAAACAGATACCGCTAGCCAGTCAAAAGGATAA